The Pectobacterium wasabiae CFBP 3304 DNA segment GACCGCTGCTATGAGAACCCTGACTGTAAAAATATCCCGTTCGATGTGCTGTTACGCAAGGTGCTTAAATGCGTAGATATCATCGTCAGCGTGGATATTCACGGCGATATTCGCCGGATGGGGGATATTTATTTCAAACCTGTACACCTTCATCAAATGAAGAAATCATTCAGATAGTTGAACCGTTACCCCCCCCTCATTCCCAATAAAGGTATTTGATATGAAAACGTTCACATTCACCGCCTGCCTTTTCTGCATGAGTTTGCTACTACCCTCTTCCGTAATGGCCGCTGATGCCTGTGAAATTGTTTTATGTCTGTACGGTAAAACAACTGGTAACGGAGGAGAAAATGAATGTCAGTCCGCTGAACGCTCTTTCTTTAATGTTGTAAAAAAGAACAGACACGGATTTCACCTCAGCCGTACTGCCGATGCCCGAAAAGCCTTATTACTCGAATGCAAATCAGCCGACCCCAAAATTATCGACCAGATAATTAATAAATTTGGCCGCGTGCATCATTGAATTCAAAGAAAAACGGTAATAACAATATCGGGATTATTACCGTTCCCCATGTCAAATTTGGATGGAAAACTCGGCACTGGTCGTGACGGTTTTAGGCTTTTAAATTTATGCGAATAGCAGAAATTTAAAAGTGGTGTAAGGCGAGTAAATTCAATTTCAAAGAAATTGCTAATTTGCGTCGCCGAACCCATCTGCAAACAGACGCGCCCACGCGGATTTTGCAGACCGGGGGGGAGCCGAATAAATTTCGCCGCCCCAGCGAGCGAAAAGCTATCGCCCACGATAGCGGTTTATTTGGGGGGCGTCAGCCCCGCACACCGTCGCAGCTAAGTCTCCGGCCAAAAGCCGGTAGCGTGGCGCGACCAACCCCTTTAAAGGTCAGCTTCCCTTTTATTCACGCTGCGAGGAACGAGCAAAGGGAATAAAAAGGCGAAAGCGACCGTCTTAAAGGGGTTGGTCGCGCGTAGCGGGCGACGGTGTGCCGCCTTTGACCTTTGGGGTTTTGGCGCGGCGTCCAGCCACGACATTACCCCATGTGACATGCAGTGAGAGCGTACAGCCCGAGCGTAATGTCACACGCCGTTGCCCGTCATACGTGCGTTTCAGGGGACGGACGACCATGCATCGGCTGTTTTCTGAAAGCGTGGATAACGGGCATTAGCGTCGGAGACGTTCAGTGCTTTTAATCCGTTTATGGGCGTCCTCAATAGGCGTCGCGAATGGGCGTGGGGTTTAACGTCCATCGGTGACGTCCATGTGATGCGCCCGTCACACCGAAATCAGACCGGAGATCACTGCAATGGGAACTCATCTGATGCAAAGGCTGAATGCCTTTTCGGATGCATTTTCTTTTTTTCTGCTGTGGCTGCAATACAACCCGGTAATATTGTCCATATTTGCCGGGCTGACGCTGCCATTCATCTTTCATCTGCCACGTGAAGAAAGAAAAAATGCCCCCTTCTGGTTAAAATCGGTGGCGGGTGTATCCACCTTCTTTTTCATATTCGGCACCCTGTCACCGCTGACCATTCAGGGGCTGAGTTTTTTCTTTAAAGTACTCGACCATAAAATACTGCTCAGATTATCACTCTGGATACTGACTGTCGGGTTTACGCTTGCAGGTCTGGCTTTTCATATTGCAGCCCGAAGGCTGCTGACGGGTGAAATAGACAGTCTGAAACACCGGATGATTAAAAAAAGCAAACTGGAAAGAAATGTCCGAACAGATGTTCGTGAAGTCAGGGACATGTTACCTGACAGCATTGCATATAATCCGCTGGATTATATTGACCTGAATAAAGGTATTTTTATCGGACTGGATAAAGACGACCAGCCGCAATATATCACCGCCGAAGAATTTCAAACTCAGCACGCCGACCTTATCGGCACCACAGGGTCTGGTAAAGGCGTCAGTGCCTGTGTGCTGCTTTATCAGGCAATACTTTCAGGTGAAGGCGTATTTGTCGAAGATCCTAAAAATGATGAGTGGGCACCACATGTACTGCGGGAAGCCTGTCTGAAAGCGGGGAAAGATTTTGTTCTTATTAACCTGAATGACCTCAATTTTCAGCTTGATTTACTGGCTGATATTTCTCATGAACAACTGGAGGAACTGTTTAATGCCGGTTTCAGCCTGGGTAAAAAAGGCGAAGGTGCTGATTTTTACCGTATCGCCGATCGCCGTGCAGCGAGAAACACGGCAGCTATTTATGAAAAGGGCATGACGTTACGCGACTTATTTAACACTGACTTTGTGAAATCCATCAGTGAAGATGTGCCTGCTTTTTATGGCGAGCTTGAGGAAATTGCCTTAGTGAATTCCATTAATGCCCGCAACGGATTTTCATTAAAGACCATTTTTGATGAGGGCGGATGCTGCTATATCATCGGCTCGATGCGTAATCAGAAAATCATTTCAGCGCAACGGATGATTTTAACCCGTTTGATTCAGATAGCCGAAACACGTGACCGGATAAAAGGCAAACCTCGTCCCGTCGCTATTTTCCTTGATGAACTCAAGTATCACCTTTCCCGCCCTGCCCTTGAAGGACTTGGCGCTGCGAGGGACAAAGGTGTGCATATAATAATGGCCCACCAGTCGGTAAAAGATTTGTATGACTGCCCGGCAGATCTGGAGGGTGATGCTGTTGCCGGTTCGGTTATAGAGAACTGCAAGTTTATGCTGGTTTACCGCCTTCGCGATCCGGACACCGCCGACTGGGTGGCAAGGATGACCGGCTCTATTCTGGTTGACGATGAAATGAGGAAAGTGAAAACAGATATATCCCTGACGGAGAAGATGGAAACGGACAGAATGATCCGCCAGGCGGAACGCTATTATATCGACAGCAATATGCTGCTTAATCTGCCGAAGTTTGTCGGTTTTGTTTTTACTCAGAATGATTTGGCGAAGGCAACCAAATTATTCCACATACCAGCTAAAAAGCAATATATCGACATTCTTTCATTTGAGAATAAAAAACCTCTGCACATCGAAAAAGAAAATCAGACTCAAAAACCTTCCATTAACCTGTGAGGCTATCAATGCTTATTCATAACGTTGCTGAAAGAAATGAAGCCGCCAAACAGAGAATGCGGGCATTGCTGTATTTTCTCAAGGAAGAAACGTTCTCTGATTTCCGAACCTTAAAAATAATTGTCGGCTATAAAGGAAAACATAACCATGCGATGTATAACCTGCTTAATAAAGCGGTTGCGATGGGCT contains these protein-coding regions:
- a CDS encoding TrbM/KikA/MpfK family conjugal transfer protein, yielding MKTFTFTACLFCMSLLLPSSVMAADACEIVLCLYGKTTGNGGENECQSAERSFFNVVKKNRHGFHLSRTADARKALLLECKSADPKIIDQIINKFGRVHH
- a CDS encoding type IV secretory system conjugative DNA transfer family protein; amino-acid sequence: MGTHLMQRLNAFSDAFSFFLLWLQYNPVILSIFAGLTLPFIFHLPREERKNAPFWLKSVAGVSTFFFIFGTLSPLTIQGLSFFFKVLDHKILLRLSLWILTVGFTLAGLAFHIAARRLLTGEIDSLKHRMIKKSKLERNVRTDVREVRDMLPDSIAYNPLDYIDLNKGIFIGLDKDDQPQYITAEEFQTQHADLIGTTGSGKGVSACVLLYQAILSGEGVFVEDPKNDEWAPHVLREACLKAGKDFVLINLNDLNFQLDLLADISHEQLEELFNAGFSLGKKGEGADFYRIADRRAARNTAAIYEKGMTLRDLFNTDFVKSISEDVPAFYGELEEIALVNSINARNGFSLKTIFDEGGCCYIIGSMRNQKIISAQRMILTRLIQIAETRDRIKGKPRPVAIFLDELKYHLSRPALEGLGAARDKGVHIIMAHQSVKDLYDCPADLEGDAVAGSVIENCKFMLVYRLRDPDTADWVARMTGSILVDDEMRKVKTDISLTEKMETDRMIRQAERYYIDSNMLLNLPKFVGFVFTQNDLAKATKLFHIPAKKQYIDILSFENKKPLHIEKENQTQKPSINL